The following are encoded in a window of Geobacter metallireducens GS-15 genomic DNA:
- the mqnC gene encoding cyclic dehypoxanthinyl futalosine synthase: MDTVIEKIEQGEAVDRAEALHLLTRADLLTLGRLADGIRRRLHPEEVVTFVVDRNVNYTNVCESRCKFCAFYREEGAPDAYLLAEEAIYAKIAELVEHGGTQLLMQGGLHPHLGIEWFERLFREIKERFPQVQNHSLSPAEITQIATVSKLTIPETVRRLREAGLDSIPGGGAEILVDRVRKEISPKKIGWEGWAAVMGEAARQGMATTATMMFGSTEKPEDIAEHLFRVRELQAAGGSFTAFIPWTYQPGNTELGGGSATGVEYLKVLALSRIVLHNVPNIQASWVTQGGQMAQVALFFGANDLGGTMLEENVVAAAGCTFRMSLDEMVELIREAGFRPAQRTTLYKIIREF, translated from the coding sequence ATGGATACCGTGATCGAAAAAATCGAGCAAGGGGAGGCCGTCGACCGGGCCGAGGCCTTACATCTCCTGACCAGGGCCGACCTCCTCACCCTGGGGCGCCTGGCCGACGGCATCCGCCGGCGCCTCCACCCGGAAGAGGTGGTCACCTTCGTGGTGGACCGCAACGTGAACTACACCAACGTCTGCGAGTCCAGGTGTAAATTCTGCGCCTTCTACCGGGAGGAGGGTGCCCCCGACGCCTACCTCCTGGCCGAGGAGGCCATCTACGCCAAGATCGCCGAGCTGGTGGAGCACGGCGGGACCCAACTCCTCATGCAGGGGGGGCTCCACCCCCATCTGGGGATCGAGTGGTTTGAGCGGCTCTTTCGGGAGATAAAGGAGCGTTTCCCCCAGGTCCAGAACCACTCCCTCTCTCCGGCGGAGATTACCCAGATCGCCACGGTCTCGAAGCTCACCATTCCGGAGACGGTCAGGCGACTGCGGGAGGCGGGGCTCGACTCCATCCCCGGCGGCGGGGCCGAGATCCTCGTGGACCGGGTTCGCAAGGAGATCTCCCCCAAGAAGATCGGCTGGGAGGGGTGGGCCGCGGTGATGGGGGAGGCGGCCCGGCAGGGGATGGCCACCACGGCCACCATGATGTTCGGCAGCACCGAGAAACCCGAGGATATCGCGGAGCACCTCTTCCGGGTCCGGGAGCTTCAGGCCGCCGGGGGCTCCTTCACCGCCTTCATCCCCTGGACCTACCAGCCCGGGAACACCGAGCTGGGGGGTGGGAGCGCCACCGGGGTCGAGTACCTGAAGGTCCTGGCCCTTTCCCGGATCGTCCTCCATAACGTGCCGAATATCCAGGCCAGCTGGGTGACCCAGGGGGGCCAGATGGCCCAGGTGGCCCTCTTCTTCGGCGCCAACGACCTGGGGGGGACCATGCTGGAGGAGAATGTGGTGGCCGCAGCCGGCTGCACCTTCCGCATGAGCCTCGATGAGATGGTGGAACTGATCCGCGAAGCCGGCTTCAGGCCTGCCCAGAGAACGACGCTTTATAAAATAATTCGGGAATTTTAG